A single window of Fusobacterium sp. DD2 DNA harbors:
- a CDS encoding 2-hydroxycarboxylate transporter family protein, producing the protein MKERFKLAGIEMKYFIPIFIVLCVGMYLGKIPKGMLGAFPIMMVFGAILNYIGNKTPIIKDYLGGGPIVIIFASAALAYFNILPKEDIKIIKDFMTTQSFLDFYIAALVVGSILGMNRKLLIRAALGYLPVIIGGVVVATILTGIVGFLLNYGFINSIFYIAIPIMGGGMGAGAVPLSQIFGQAMHKEPTELLAVMVPAVALGNALAIVAAGLLDKLGKKYPSLTGNGKLLKVQDDSMIAHSYESDITYEELGIGVIISTSFFIFGSLLSKFIPIHPYALMIITVAIVKIGGLMSEYYETCCAKWFTFIMKNFTSALLVGIGIAYTDLHTVIESFSPIYLVLVATTVFGAVIGTAIVGRMVEFYMIEGSITAGLCMANMGGTGDVAVLSAAHRMELMPFSQISSRIGGAFMLLLTSLLINILL; encoded by the coding sequence ATGAAAGAACGTTTTAAACTAGCTGGTATAGAGATGAAGTATTTCATTCCTATTTTTATTGTACTTTGTGTTGGAATGTATCTGGGAAAGATTCCAAAGGGAATGCTAGGTGCTTTTCCAATAATGATGGTATTTGGAGCAATTCTAAATTATATAGGTAATAAGACCCCTATCATCAAAGATTATTTAGGTGGTGGACCTATTGTTATAATATTTGCTTCAGCAGCTCTTGCATATTTTAATATCCTTCCTAAAGAAGATATCAAAATTATAAAAGATTTTATGACAACTCAATCATTTCTGGACTTCTATATCGCTGCACTGGTAGTAGGAAGTATTTTAGGTATGAACAGAAAACTGCTTATAAGAGCAGCATTAGGTTATCTTCCAGTAATAATTGGAGGAGTTGTTGTTGCAACTATACTTACTGGTATTGTTGGATTTCTATTAAATTATGGATTTATAAATTCTATCTTCTACATTGCAATTCCTATAATGGGTGGAGGAATGGGTGCTGGTGCTGTACCTCTATCACAGATATTTGGTCAAGCTATGCATAAAGAACCTACAGAGCTTCTCGCAGTAATGGTTCCTGCAGTTGCACTTGGTAATGCTCTTGCAATAGTTGCAGCAGGACTTTTAGACAAACTTGGAAAAAAATATCCATCACTTACTGGAAATGGAAAGCTTCTAAAAGTTCAGGATGATTCCATGATAGCTCACAGTTATGAATCAGATATAACTTACGAAGAGCTTGGTATTGGAGTAATTATCTCAACATCATTCTTTATATTTGGAAGTCTATTGAGTAAATTTATACCAATACATCCTTATGCACTTATGATTATCACTGTTGCAATTGTAAAAATTGGTGGACTTATGAGTGAATACTACGAAACTTGCTGTGCTAAATGGTTTACATTTATTATGAAAAACTTTACCTCTGCACTGTTAGTTGGTATCGGTATAGCTTACACAGACCTTCATACAGTGATTGAGTCATTCAGTCCTATATATCTTGTCCTAGTTGCTACTACTGTATTTGGTGCTGTAATTGGTACTGCTATAGTGGGAAGAATGGTAGAATTCTACATGATTGAAGGTTCTATCACAGCTGGACTATGTATGGCTAATATGGGTGGTACAGGAGACGTTGCAGTACTTTCTGCTGCACATAGAATGGAACTTATGCCATTTTCTCAAATATCATCGAGAATAGGTGGAGCATTTATGCTTCTTCTTACATCACTTTTAATAAATATTTTACTATAA